The nucleotide window CTTCTCGCACCGTGTTCCAGGTCGTTGCCGGTGAAAGTGACGTGGAAGCCGTTGAAGACGGCAAGGCGATCATTCGGGATCCGGCAACAGGTGAAACCACCGAGGTGCCCACGGATCAGCTGGATGAGTCGATCCTGACCAAGGCGGGAAAGGGGGACGAAACGGACTCACAAGCTGCCGGTTCTGCAGCCTCCGATCAGCGTGAAGCGCTGATGGATCAGGTCCGTGAGGAAGTGAACAAGTCCACCATGGAAGACCTTGGCATCGAAGTCGTCGATATCCGCGTCAAGCAGGTGGACTGGCCAGACCAGGTCCGTGGTCGCGTATTTGATCGTATGCGTGCGGAACGTCAGCGTGATGCGGCGGCACATCGCTCTCAGGGCCGGGAGGAAGCCGAGAAGATCCGCGCCGGAGCCGATCGCCAGCGTACCGAGATTCTGGCGGATGCCTATCGCAAGTCCCAGGCGATCCGTGGTGAAGGGGATGCGCTGGCCGCATCCATCTACGCTGGTGCTTATAACCAGGACAAGGAATTCTTCCGGTTCTATCGCAGCCTTCAGGCCTACAAGGAAAGCTTCAAGGACCCGGAAGATGTGCTGATTCTGGAGCCGGACAGCGATTTCTTCCGCTATATGAAGGGAGCCAAAGGACAGTAATTGTCCGAGGCCAAAAAAAGCCCCGCATCTGCGGGGCTTTTTTTTGGGGTTGCTTCGCGACCGCAGCAGACAGGCGGGCATGCAAAGGCTCTCCGCGAAGTAGTGGAAGCCTCGTGCGGGTAGCGGTGAGAGTGCGCCTATGAAAGGGTGGTTTTGCCGGAAATGCAGGCGGTCATGTTGAAACTGTCAGACGCCGGGAACCCGTGGTAGAATGCCGCAACCGGGGGCACCGCTCCCGGTTTTTTTGTGGCTGTTGTCTGGCAGGAATGATGGATTTTAGCTTGTTGATCAAGGCGTTATGCCTGGTGTTGGTCATAGAGGGCATTCCACTCTTCCTGGCTCCCGAGCGTGCCCGTGCGGCGGCGTTGCAGGTGGCCCGGATGCCTGGGCGGACACTGAGAATTCTTGGGCTGGTGCTGATGGTGTTGGGCGCCGGCCTGTTGGCAGGCCTGTAACTGGCTTGGCTTCAAGGCGGTCTGGAAAGGCTGGAGACGGCGTTTTCAACACCCCGAACATGGTGAAGAAATGAATCAGGAAGCACAGTGGCTGCTGCCCGATGGGGTGGAAGAGGTTCTGCCCGGCCGCGCCCGCGCAATTGAACAACTGCGCCGCCGTACACTGGATCTGTATCAGCAGTGGGGCTACGAACTGGTGTTCCCGCCACTGATCGAGTTCCTCGAGTCCCTGCTCAATGGTGCAGGACGCGACCTGGAACGCGAAACGTTCAAGATTACCGATCAACTGACCGGCCGCCTCATGGGGGTGCGTGCAGATATCACTCCCCAGGTGGCACGCATGGATGCCCACAGCCTGCGCCAGAATGCGCCGACCCGGCTGTGCTATTGCTCCAGTGCACTGCGGACTCGCCCGGCCGTGGCCGGTGGTACCCGTCTTCCATACCAGATTGGCGTCGAGTTATTTGGCCATGCGGGTGCAGACAGCGATCTTGAAGTGATTTCCCTGTTGCTGGAAACCCTCCGGCTAGCCGGCGTGGATCAGTCCATTGTTCTTGATCTGGGGCATGTGGGGCTGTTCCGGGGGTTGCTGGAAGCTTGCGACCTCAGTGAGGCTGAGCAGTACCAGTTGGAAGACATTTACGTACGCAAGGGCCGCGTCGAGCTGGAGACCTTTGTGCAGGCGCGTAATTTGCCGGGCAAGGCGGGGGATGCCTTGCTGGCGCTGCCTTGGCTGGCGGGCGATGCATCCGTGCTGGATCAGGCGCGAGCCCTGCTTGGGGAGTTTCCGGCTGCGATGGATGCCCTGGCCGAGCTGAGTGAGCTGGTCGCGGTGCTGGCCGGCAACGGCGTCAATCTGCATCTGGATCTGGGCGAATTGCGCGGTTATCACTACCATACCGGCTGCGTTTTTGCCGCTTACCTTCCCGGTGAGAGTGAGCCTCTTGCCAAGGGTGGTCGTTATGACCATATCGGTGAAGTGTTCGGTCGGGCTCGGCCCGCTACGGGTTTCAGTGCCGATCTGAAAATGCTGGCCGCCCATGTAAAGGCGGATAAAGCCAGCGGCATTCTGGCGGAAGGCTCGTTGCGTGATGCCAACTTCGCCGCCGCTGTCGCCGCCCTGCGTGAGCAAGGTGAGCGAGTGGTGCTGGCCCTGGCGGGCGCGGATAACGATCCTCAAGTGCTCGGGTGTCAGCGGAAACTGATCCAGGCCGACGACGGCTGGGTGATCAAGGATCTATAACATTTGCAGGGCGGAAACGGGCGAGCGTCCGTGTTCGTCGTTGTGATTGTGGCGGTGCAGGCGAATGCCTGTGCCGCGTTACGGTAAAGCGTGTCACGGGAAGCGTGATGCGTGCAGCGTTAATTCAACATGGCAGCTAGCAATCATGGGTAAGAACGTAGTCATTCTCGGCACCCAGTGGGGTGATGAAGGCAAGGGCAAGATCGTGGATCTGCTCACCGACCAGGCCTCTCTGGTGGCCCGCTTTCAGGGCGGCCATAACGCCGGGCATACCTTGGTGATCGACGGCAAGAAAACCGTCCTCCACCTGATTCCCTCCGGTATTCTGCGCGAAGACGTGCAGTGCCTGATCGGTAATGGTGTGGTGCTGGCTCTGGACGCGTTGCTGAAAGAGATTGCTGGCCTGGAAGAGAATGGCGTGCCGGTGCGCGAGCGTCTGCGTCTGTCTGCCTCCTGTCCGCTGATCCTGCCGGTGCACGTGGCGCTGGATCAGGCGCGTGAGGCGGCCCGTGGCAGCAAGAAGATTGGCACAACCGGTCGTGGTATTGGTCCGGCCTACGAGGACAAGGTGGCTCGCCGAGGTCTGCGTCTGGGTGACATCTACCACCGCGAGCGTTTCGCTGCCAAGCTCGGCGAGGTGATGGATTACCACAACTTTGTGCTGCGCCAGTACTACAACGCCGAGCCTGTAGATTTCCAGCAGACGCTGGATGAAACCCTCAAGCTGGGTGAAGAAGTGCGCGGGATGGTGACCGATGTGACCGCAGTACTGCACGAAGCCCGGGAGCGCGGCGAGAACATCATGTTCGAGGGGGCCCAGGGTACGTTGCTGGATATCGATCACGGCACCTATCCCTATGTAACCAGCTCCAACACTACCGCAGGTGGCACGGCTACTGGCACCGGTGTTGGCCCCCTTTATCTTGATTACGTGCTGGGTATCACCAAGGCTTACACCACTCGCGTGGGCAGTGGCCCGTTCCCCACCGAGCTGTTCGACGAGAATGGTCGCTACCTGGCCGAGAAAGGTCATGAGTTCGGTTCCACCACTGGCCGTGCCCGTCGTTGTGGCTGGTTCGATGCGGTGGCACTCAAGCGCTCCATCCAGATCAACTCCATCTCTGGCCTGTGCCTGACCAAGTTGGACGTGCTGGATGGTCTGGAAGAAGTGAATATCTGCATTGGCTACCAGGATGCGGAGGGGAACTCTCTGGCGTGTGCATGGGATGCGGACAGCTATGAAGAAGTGAGGCCGGTGTATGAAACTCTGCCGGGCTGGAGCGAATCCACTCTGGGCGTGAAAGCCGTTGAGGATCTTCCTGCCAACGCCCAGGCCTACCTCAAGCGTATCGAGGAAGTGACCGGCGCACCGATCGACATCATTTCTACCGGCCCGGATCGGGTGGAAACCATCATCAAGCGGCACCCGTTCGCTTGATCAATAAAAGGCGGCGCAAGCCGCCTTTTTTATTGCGCGAGTGTTTGTCTCCTCTGCGGCCTCAGCCCGCTTCCTGAACTGACGTCACAAATCACGGCATTGCCGTTTTTCTGAAGTCATAGTGCAACAAACTCCCTATTAGATGGTGCCCTCAAAGCAGAACATCTATTGGGGATAAATCATGTCTCAGCGTGTTTTCAAACTGGCTCTCACCGGGCTGGCGGCAGGCGTTATGGCGGCTGCCAATGCAGGGAGTGTGGCTTTGCCGGCGTATCAGTCTTCCAGTGACTGGTTTGCGGACGGCGAAACCAGAATGGCCGAAAAAGTGGAGCTTATGCGCGAATCGAATCGCGCCAAGAATGTCATCCTGTTTGTGGGGGATGGCATGGGCATTTCCACCCTGACGGCCGCCCGTATTCTGCAGGGGCAGATGGCTGGCGAAGACGGTGAGGAAAATCTGCTGTCCTTTGAAGCGTTCCCCTACAGTGCTTTGGTGAAAACCTATAACACCAACCAGCAGACCCCGGACTCCGCCGGCACCATGACGGCCATGATGAGTGGCGTGAAGAACAAGGCCGGCATGATCAATATCAGCAGCAAAGGCCTGCGTGCCGATTGCGCTTCCTCCAAGGGTAATGAGCTGAATACCTTTCTGGACCTGATGGAAATTACTGGCCGCTCCACCGGCATCATCAGTACCGCTCGAGTGACCCATGCGACCCCGGCGGCAACCTATGCGCGGGTGCCGGAGCGTAACTGGGAGTCAGATGATGGTCTGACCGAAGAGGCCAGGGAGAACGGTTGCAAGGATATCGCCGATCAGCTGGTTTCTTACGGCTATGGCGATGGCATTGATGTGATCCTTGGTGGTGGTCGTCGTCATTTCCTGCCCAGTGAAGAAGGCGGTAAGCGCCAGGATGGCCGCGACCTGACGGTAGAGTGGCAGCAGCGTTACGAAGGCGCTGATGTGCAGGTGGCCTATCTGCAGAACGGTACGGAGCTGGCAGCACAGGATTTGACCTCGACGGACAAGCTGATGGGTTTGTTCACTTCCTCACACATGAGTTATGACGCTGACCGCGCAGCCTCTGGCAGCGACGAGCCCACCATTGCCGAGATGACCGAGTCCGCCATTCAGGTGCTGGAGAAAAATGACAAGGGCTTCTTCCTGATGGTGGAGTCGGGCCGCATCGATCACGCGCACCACGCCGGTAACGCTTACAACGCCTTGCATGATGCCGTGGCGTTTTCCGACGCAGTTCAGGCGGCGGTGGATGCGGTGAACCTGGACGAAACCCTGATCCTGGTGACTGCGGACCACAGTCATGTGTTCACCATTGCTGGTTACCCTACCAAGGGGAATCCGATTCTGGGTCGGGTGGTTACCAATGATGGTAGTGGTGCCCCGGAAGAGGGGGCAGCTCAAGCTGGCGACGGCATGCCGTATACCACTCTTGGCTATACCAATGGTCTTGGCTTTGCGGACCTCGGTGATGAAACCGATGCGGATGCCCGTTACGCGAGTGCGGCAGATGCCGGGCGCAAGGATATTTCCGGTATCGATGTTGAAGCACCGGGGTATCACCAGGAGGCGTTGGTGCCGATGGGATCTGAGACTCATGCCGGAGAGGATATTTCCCTGCATGCGGTGGGGGCTGGGGCCTGGTTGGTGCAAGGCACCATCGAACAGAACGCCCTGTTCCATATCATGGCCCGCGCTGCCGTCGTCTCACCCGGGAAGTAAGGAGAAAGAAAATGAAACTGAATACATTGGCGATTGCGGTCGCGTCTGCAGCCCTGCTTGCGGCCTGTGGTGGAAGCAATAAAAACGACAAATCGGCGCAAGAGGAGGTGTTGCGTTTCAACCCTCAACAACTGTCGTCGTCCTGGTTCCGGGAAGGCGCGCAGACCGTGAACGCGGCCAGCAAGGTCACAGTGAATAATGAAGTGGGTGCAGCAAAGAATGTCATCCTGTTTGTGGGTGACGGCATGGGGATTTCTACGGTAACGGCGGCGCGCATTCTTGCCGGTCAGATGGAAGGCAAGGATGGTGAGGAGCACCGTCTGAGTTTTGAAACCATGCCATTCAGCGGTCTGGTGAAAACCTACAATACCAACCAGCAGACCCCGGACTCGGCAGGCACCATGACGGCCATGATGAGCGGTGTAAAAACCAAGGCGGGCGTCATCGGGATCGCAGAAAGCACGAACCGTGCTGACTGTGCTTCCAGTCAGGGTGCTGAGTTGGTGACGGCGCTCGAGCTTGCGGAAAACCAGGGTAAGGCTACCGGGATCATCTCTACCGCGAGGATTACCCATGCAACGCCGGCGGCTACTTATGCCAAGAGCCCGGAGCGGAACTGGGAATCCGATGACAACCTGACAGCGGAAGCGAAGGAGAATGGCTGCAAGGATATCGCTGATCAGCTGGTGTCTTTTGATGTGGGTGATGGCATCGACGTGGTGCTGGGTGGTGGTCGTCGCCACTTCCTGCCGAATACCGATGGCGGCAAGCGAACCGATGGCCGTGATCTGACGGCGGAATGGCTGGCGGCACATGCGGGCGGTAGCTATGTGCAGACCGGGGCTGAGTTTGCTGCCCTGAATGCGGCCACGGCCGGCCCGGTACTGGGGCTGTTCAGCAGCAGCCATATGAGCTACGACGCTGACCGCAAAGCCAATAGCAAAGATGAGCCGTCGCTAAGCGAGATGACCGCAAAGAGTATCGACATGCTGTCCCGCGATGAAGATGGCTTCTTCCTGATGGTGGAATCCGGCCGTGTTGATCATGGTCACCATGCCGGTAGCGCTTACAACGCGCTGACTGATGCGGTGGAACTGGCTAATGCGGTGCAGGCGGCCATGGACAAGACCAGTGCGGAAGACACGCTGATTATAGTGACTGCAGACCACAGTCATGTGTTCACCATTGCCGGTTATCCCACTCGCGGCAATCCGATTCTGGGCAAGGTGATCACCAATGATGGTAGCGGTGAGCCGGAAGCAACGCCAAGCCTGGCCGGTGATAACCTGCCGTACACCACTCTGGGTTACACCAATGGTGCGGGCTTTGCGGATCTTGGCGATGTGCACGATGCCGATGCGCGCTATGGCGTGCCGGTGGATGCGGGTCGCAAGGATATCTCTGCCGTGGATACCGAATCGGCGGGTTACCACCAGGAGGCACTGATCCCCATGGGTTCGGAAACCCATGCGGGTGAAGATGTGGGTGTCTGGGCGCGTGGTCCCGGTGCGCACCTGCTCACTGGAACCAACGAACAAAGCCTGATTTTTCATGTGATGGCGCGGTCTGCCGGACTGCTGCATGAGTAAAAGTTGGACTAGTGAGAAGAGGGAGGCCTGTGGCCTCCCTGTTTTTATGGGGAAAGAAATGAAACTGTGGATGTGTTTGTTATTGGGCGCGCTGACATCGGTGGCGTCTGCGGATTGTATTAAAGGTGAAGGTGATGTGGTGCATGCGCGCTATGACATCCACGCCGGTTCGCAGCGTTACAGCGTGGACTTTTATCGTGGTGCTGATCAGGTGGCCTGGCGGCGTGGAGAGGTGATCAGTGTCTGGACCCACCGGGATCAGGCTGCGTCGCTGTTGCGGGTGTTTCCCCAGTATCAGCGCACTATCTGGTATCCGGCCGGTGATTTGCGGGCGTTGGGCAAGGAGGCGCAGTGGCGCGGTGTGATGGGGTGGCCTGATCCGCAAAGCCGGGATTATCGTATGGTCGGTGGTTCGTCGAGCATGGTGCAGGGGTGTCCGGCCCAGGAGTACCAAGGGAGCGATGGGGGCAAGGTGTTGTGGCTCGACGAGGTGCAATTGCCTGCGCGTATGGCGGACGCTGGCGCGGTCTGGCAGTTGGTGTCACTACAGCGGGTTGCCCGGGCGGATACCTTCGGACTGTGGTCTCAATGGCAGAGCACGGACTTTGCCGATGTGGGCGACAATGAATCCGATCCCTTTCTGCGCCGGATGATCTCGCTGGGTTTTGTGGAGCATGGAGCCAGCGGTTTCTATCACGCCGATGGTTCGCCCCTGCCGGGCGCGGATCACCACGCCCATTAATTGTCGCTGTCAGCGACGGCGGGTGATGATTACCAGGCCGGCAGTGATGGCAATGACCGCAGCGGGGAACAGCAGGAGGTAACGTTTGCGGCGTGCCTCTTTTTCCCGTTGGGCATCCGCCTGGGCAATGGCCGGGTGGATCTCGCTGGCCGCGCTGTCTTCAGCAGCAAAGGCGGAGACAGGCGACAGGAACAGGCCGGTGCACAGCAGGCTGGCAACGAGCAGATGGCGAAGGGGAGTCATGGTCATAGCTACCTCTCAGTGTCGAATGACGGGTGACGGTAGGCCTGAAACGAAAAAGGGCCCCCGTCTGGGAGCCCTTTCGAAATTGGTGCGAGGAGAGGACTCAAATATGGGGTGCAACTGGTTGATTTCCATGTGAAAACGCCAGTTCGGTTTTTGTTCATACCAACACATGTACCAACAAACAAATTTAAAAAAAATTCTGACGAACGGAGGTGTTGTCATTCACCTAAAAATCTTGTTCCGCTGTTCTCAACTCAGCTTAGGTCCAGCGAAGGGTGTGGATCATACCATTCTTGCCTCCTTGTGCCACCTGCTCGATCCGAGAGGTGAGGGGGAGAGCGTAGAATATGCGACTCAGGGGGTATGTTGGGAGTCAGGCTCTTTGAGGCGGCGGGGGAGCAGGAAGGTATCACCTAGCCGATCAGATGACTACATGTATGACCGTTCTAGCAATCACGTGATATCGGCTTTCCGTTTAGTCGCCCGCTGGCCTTCTTGTGAAGGGAGATGAGCAGACATTTTACTGTGGCTACACGTCCACGAACCCTTGGCAAAAAAAATAATTCTCACAAAAACCGCTGGTTCTGCATAAAACGTACATGGAATTCAGAAAAGTTTTTTTGGATTTGTTCTTGGGGCTTGACGTATTGGTTGGCAATGTATTAATTTTTCTTGGCTTGGCATCGCCACGGACAGCCAAGACCCCCTTCACCAAGTTCCTTCAGTGTAGGTAGAACACTACAGACATTTAATGTCACTTCAACAGCGCAGTCTGAATGGCCGTGGTATCCATCAGCAATAAGTCGCCCCCCCTAGTATCGGTTTCACGCGAGCCGTGAACGTCCGATCAAACACGAAACAATTTTGGTTTGGCGACCTTGTAGGTCGACCTGTGTTTTGTTGCTGCGCTGAGCGTAGACACAATCCCTATGGCATTACTTTGCCTGGGGAATGGTGTTTCTTTGCGTGGCACTGGAGGAGGGTATATGGATACTCGATTGATTGCTGCGCAGCCATCTGTTTGCGCAGGTGAAGCACCAAAGCCGCTAACTGGGCTAACTATGCTGTCAGCCAAAGAGTTGGCTGAGGAATTAGGGATCGGAGTGAGCACGCTGTGGGCGTGGGTTGATTGCAAGGGGAAGCACTTCATTCCCGAATTTCCTCGGCCGATAAGACTGGGCGGAAACTGCACCCGCTGGCGGGCGCAAGACGTGGCAGATTATTTGGCCGGTATTATGGGAGGTGATCATGCTGATTAATCATGCCTCCCCACCGTTTCAGAGACAGACAGCTCGTTCTGCAGAAAAGCTGCTTACCTCAGTAGACATGTGGGACAGCCCGGAGGAGAGCGCTGTTTGCCTAGATGGGCCGAGCGAAATTTTGCGCGCTTACCGTCTCATCAATGGGCTGACAGAGATGATTCATGACGGGCGTGAAATTAAAATCGCGGTAGAGCGTCAATCCGCGAATGGGGGTAAGCGCATCAGACGTGGCCGGGATTACGATTTTGTGATCAAGTGTTTAAAGATCAATCCCTTGATGGCAGAGCGGTATGACCTCCCGCCAGACATGGACGCATGGTTGGAACTTCTGCGGGATCCCAGAATTTCTGCACTGGTAGATACTCTTCAGGGCTGGCATGCCCTTAAAAAAGAAGTCGCCGACATCCTAATTGAATGCGTTGCCCGTTTCCGAAGGATTATCACCAGCAAGGCTCATCGCAAGCGATGCTATAACGAAGTGGGCAATGCCAGGCGGCGGCGGCACTCCATGATCAAGGCGATCAGGCTGTGTTATTGCCTGTACGATGAGGTCGAAATTGCCTTGATCGATCTGTCATGGAAGCCGGAGTGCAGGATGCGGAAGACATTAGCCGATACCGACGCTGCTTATAAAAAGTTTGCAAATGGGATTCGGCATCACTCTGCATCCCGCTGCTTTCTGGTGGCTATCTTTTCTATGGAGTTGAGCGACAACAAGGGATTCCATATCAGTGGGATGCTGTTGCTTAAACCTGGAACCAGGGAGCAGGCGGGTAACCTTGGCCGCTACTGGCGAGATAATGTGACGGATGGGGAAGGTGGCTTCCTGTGCGCAACCGACAAGCCATTTGCGACCATTTTATCGAAGTGGTCAGGGCTGAACCTAGCAGAGGTTGCTTCTCCTGTTGATGTTCAGGGCGATCATGCCCGGCAGCAGCTCCTGGAAGCCGCTGTTACGCGCTTCTCTGACTTCAGTCAGAAACTACGTGCAAACGGTAACGGGAAAAAGCATCGGCAGATCAGGATATTTAAAGGGGAGCAAATTCGGAGCTTGGCTAAGATTGTGCCATACGTTGTCGAGAGTGGGGGTGAGAAATGGTGATTCGGCCCATTCAGGTTCCGCCTATTAATATCGGCATTGATGCTTTGTCCGGTCGTGGGTTGGGATTTTTTCCAGGACTATGTGCCAACGGGCATGCCGAGATCACCGGATCATCTGGCATGGGGAAGTCGACCGTAGCCAAATTTATCGCATCATACCTGTTCTGTTCGAAGGTGCCGGTAGTGATTTTCGATTTTCATGATGACTTGGCTATATCAGGGATCAGGACGCTGCATCTTGGAGATGGAGCTTCCGGTGAATGTTCGATCAGATTTCTGGAGCCAACGCCCTTGGCATTGGAGGTCTTTGGTCTGAGAGGGTGCCTGGAAAACGCGGTCAGAGCCATTGAAGCGACGGGGAGGCGAAAGCTTGGAGATGGTCAAATCAACGTTCTGCGATCAGCGATCATGGAGTTGTGGCGGCGCCTGGGGATTACGGAAAGCGCTTCCGATTCCCCCGCTGCGGCTGCAAAGAGTATTCGGCCTTCTGATTTGAGAGATCTTCTTCTTGAGAAGAAAGACGAGGCCGAAAGCAGCAGGGAAAGGCAGATTTTTGATGGCTTGATAAACCGTGTTGATGTATTGGCTGCATGCGCTATTTTCGAGCATGAATCGCCCTTGAGGGTTGATGATCTTTTACAGAATGGTGCGCGTCTTCATATGCAGGGAATCCCCGCTTCAATGAGGGGCTGGGTGGCTCGAACCTTGGTGAATATGATCTATGCTGAAATTGCGGCTATGGGGCCAGTGAAAGAATCACCGTTTGATGCCGGATCGCCATTCCGGGTGTATCTCGTCCTTGATGAGGCTGGATCGGTGATACGCCAGAAAGCGGATGACTGCATCATAAAGACCATTGCGAAAGAGAGCCGGAAGTTCGGTGTTGGCCTGCTGCTGGCCGCTCAAACGCTTGATGAACTGAGTGAGGAAGTGGTCGCCAACGTTGACACCCACTTTGCGCTGCCTACCAGAAGTGCCAAGGATGCCAGGAAGGTGGAGCAGAAGTTGGGCCTCTGTAAGGGCGCGCTAAACTGCGGAACAGGCCGTTGGTCCGGGTTCTATCAGTCTGGCCATAATGTATACAAAGCAAACTTCTACCATCTGTAATAGGTGGGGTTCCTTGCTTAAAAGCGGGTAGCGCCCTCGGTCAATCCTCAGGAGCCATTGGGGGCAGGGTGATGTCGTGGTCAGCGTATAGTCAGGGCTGCGAAATTTCTCATGTTAATAAAACTCCTACTAATACTGATGGCAGTATCAGTATTAGTAGGGCTTGCTTAATAACGTACATGTTTTGCCCATTATATGAGCGGCGAAAATCAATAACCTCGGGGTTCAGGAGTGGTTTTCTTGTAAATCATAAACGGGAACATGTTTATTCTTTGGTTTTATTAATATTCAGATTTCCATTCTGGTTGGTTCGTTGCTCATAAAAAGCCATCAAAGAATAAGGTTAATACTGGAGCAATGACGATGAAACAGGGGCACGGCATGATGCCGTCAGTAGAAGCTCAAGAGGAACGGCTGGAGCAGTTCCATGAAATGCTGGACTGTGGACTGGATGTCTTCAATCCGAGAGATAACCCCCAAAATGTCTACATCACTGATCAGTCAGAGGCTGCACGTGCGCTTGCGGACGTCACGACGCTTTTAGATGAAATCGTGCCCCAGCGGCGACTGGTCATAAGCCGACGGCAGGAGACTAGCCAGGGGCTTATCCGCAGAATCCCCAATAAGAAGACACCAGCCATCGAATCCTGCATCAATCTCACTGAGGATGATTTCTGGGGGTACAAGGTGGACCCGGATGTTCAGGTTGTCCTGGACCTCAATAGGGAAGAGGCGGTTCGCGTCTTGACGGGGCGTCGGTTGCATGATTGCGTTGGCGGTAAAACGGTACATGATCACTATCTCGAGTATCTTCA belongs to Alcanivorax sediminis and includes:
- the hflC gene encoding protease modulator HflC, which codes for MNNRGWFALLAAGVAALLALDSFYIVKQTEKAVLKEFSRIKLADMAPGIYFKWPFVSEVVKVDSRALVYDVPTQAFLTAEKKLLNVDAFVVWRINNVQRYIVSVGGGSSNPQIMEDRARQLLDPRVNEALRNEFASRTVFQVVAGESDVEAVEDGKAIIRDPATGETTEVPTDQLDESILTKAGKGDETDSQAAGSAASDQREALMDQVREEVNKSTMEDLGIEVVDIRVKQVDWPDQVRGRVFDRMRAERQRDAAAHRSQGREEAEKIRAGADRQRTEILADAYRKSQAIRGEGDALAASIYAGAYNQDKEFFRFYRSLQAYKESFKDPEDVLILEPDSDFFRYMKGAKGQ
- a CDS encoding DUF2065 domain-containing protein, with translation MDFSLLIKALCLVLVIEGIPLFLAPERARAAALQVARMPGRTLRILGLVLMVLGAGLLAGL
- a CDS encoding ATP phosphoribosyltransferase regulatory subunit, with product MNQEAQWLLPDGVEEVLPGRARAIEQLRRRTLDLYQQWGYELVFPPLIEFLESLLNGAGRDLERETFKITDQLTGRLMGVRADITPQVARMDAHSLRQNAPTRLCYCSSALRTRPAVAGGTRLPYQIGVELFGHAGADSDLEVISLLLETLRLAGVDQSIVLDLGHVGLFRGLLEACDLSEAEQYQLEDIYVRKGRVELETFVQARNLPGKAGDALLALPWLAGDASVLDQARALLGEFPAAMDALAELSELVAVLAGNGVNLHLDLGELRGYHYHTGCVFAAYLPGESEPLAKGGRYDHIGEVFGRARPATGFSADLKMLAAHVKADKASGILAEGSLRDANFAAAVAALREQGERVVLALAGADNDPQVLGCQRKLIQADDGWVIKDL
- a CDS encoding adenylosuccinate synthase, with the translated sequence MGKNVVILGTQWGDEGKGKIVDLLTDQASLVARFQGGHNAGHTLVIDGKKTVLHLIPSGILREDVQCLIGNGVVLALDALLKEIAGLEENGVPVRERLRLSASCPLILPVHVALDQAREAARGSKKIGTTGRGIGPAYEDKVARRGLRLGDIYHRERFAAKLGEVMDYHNFVLRQYYNAEPVDFQQTLDETLKLGEEVRGMVTDVTAVLHEARERGENIMFEGAQGTLLDIDHGTYPYVTSSNTTAGGTATGTGVGPLYLDYVLGITKAYTTRVGSGPFPTELFDENGRYLAEKGHEFGSTTGRARRCGWFDAVALKRSIQINSISGLCLTKLDVLDGLEEVNICIGYQDAEGNSLACAWDADSYEEVRPVYETLPGWSESTLGVKAVEDLPANAQAYLKRIEEVTGAPIDIISTGPDRVETIIKRHPFA
- a CDS encoding alkaline phosphatase, producing MSQRVFKLALTGLAAGVMAAANAGSVALPAYQSSSDWFADGETRMAEKVELMRESNRAKNVILFVGDGMGISTLTAARILQGQMAGEDGEENLLSFEAFPYSALVKTYNTNQQTPDSAGTMTAMMSGVKNKAGMINISSKGLRADCASSKGNELNTFLDLMEITGRSTGIISTARVTHATPAATYARVPERNWESDDGLTEEARENGCKDIADQLVSYGYGDGIDVILGGGRRHFLPSEEGGKRQDGRDLTVEWQQRYEGADVQVAYLQNGTELAAQDLTSTDKLMGLFTSSHMSYDADRAASGSDEPTIAEMTESAIQVLEKNDKGFFLMVESGRIDHAHHAGNAYNALHDAVAFSDAVQAAVDAVNLDETLILVTADHSHVFTIAGYPTKGNPILGRVVTNDGSGAPEEGAAQAGDGMPYTTLGYTNGLGFADLGDETDADARYASAADAGRKDISGIDVEAPGYHQEALVPMGSETHAGEDISLHAVGAGAWLVQGTIEQNALFHIMARAAVVSPGK
- a CDS encoding alkaline phosphatase, with amino-acid sequence MKLNTLAIAVASAALLAACGGSNKNDKSAQEEVLRFNPQQLSSSWFREGAQTVNAASKVTVNNEVGAAKNVILFVGDGMGISTVTAARILAGQMEGKDGEEHRLSFETMPFSGLVKTYNTNQQTPDSAGTMTAMMSGVKTKAGVIGIAESTNRADCASSQGAELVTALELAENQGKATGIISTARITHATPAATYAKSPERNWESDDNLTAEAKENGCKDIADQLVSFDVGDGIDVVLGGGRRHFLPNTDGGKRTDGRDLTAEWLAAHAGGSYVQTGAEFAALNAATAGPVLGLFSSSHMSYDADRKANSKDEPSLSEMTAKSIDMLSRDEDGFFLMVESGRVDHGHHAGSAYNALTDAVELANAVQAAMDKTSAEDTLIIVTADHSHVFTIAGYPTRGNPILGKVITNDGSGEPEATPSLAGDNLPYTTLGYTNGAGFADLGDVHDADARYGVPVDAGRKDISAVDTESAGYHQEALIPMGSETHAGEDVGVWARGPGAHLLTGTNEQSLIFHVMARSAGLLHE
- a CDS encoding helix-turn-helix transcriptional regulator — its product is MDTRLIAAQPSVCAGEAPKPLTGLTMLSAKELAEELGIGVSTLWAWVDCKGKHFIPEFPRPIRLGGNCTRWRAQDVADYLAGIMGGDHAD
- a CDS encoding ATP-binding protein, coding for MVIRPIQVPPINIGIDALSGRGLGFFPGLCANGHAEITGSSGMGKSTVAKFIASYLFCSKVPVVIFDFHDDLAISGIRTLHLGDGASGECSIRFLEPTPLALEVFGLRGCLENAVRAIEATGRRKLGDGQINVLRSAIMELWRRLGITESASDSPAAAAKSIRPSDLRDLLLEKKDEAESSRERQIFDGLINRVDVLAACAIFEHESPLRVDDLLQNGARLHMQGIPASMRGWVARTLVNMIYAEIAAMGPVKESPFDAGSPFRVYLVLDEAGSVIRQKADDCIIKTIAKESRKFGVGLLLAAQTLDELSEEVVANVDTHFALPTRSAKDARKVEQKLGLCKGALNCGTGRWSGFYQSGHNVYKANFYHL